The nucleotide sequence CGATGAGGGCGGCCTCCAGCCCCTCCCGTAGGCCGATCACGAACGTGGGCAACATCGGGTGGGACTCCCGGGCGCACTGGTTAGGCAAGGGTGACCTAACGAAGGTACGCCTAAATCACGGCCTGACCAAACCCCGGGTAGGGGACCTCACCCTTCGAACGGGAGGTCGATGGTGGAGCCGAACTTGCCGGCGTAGACCATGATCATGCTGTTGGACTGCCCGATGGGTTCGATCATCTGCAGGTCGCCGCTGCTCACCGTGAGGCGCAGGAAGTGGCCGGTCTTGATGTTCCAGTCGGTCGGCCACATCGGGATGGTGAAGTCGTAGGGCCGGTTCGGCTCGAGGGCTGTCGGGTGTTCCTGGCTCAGTCGGTGGCTGGCGCGCAACCAGCCCGTGGTGATCACGTACGAGGCGCCGCCGGGGGCGAGGTCCTCCAGGCGCACCACGATGTTGCCGTCCGGCGCGGGCAGCGCCGCGGTCAGGTGCATGACGGGGGTGCCCACGAGCACGGTGTCATGATCGACCGGGCCGATGTCCCACCTGACGCGTTCCGTGTCCTGCAGGCGTTGGTCGTTCTGCGGTAGGTCGGCGGAGTTGTATGCGCCGTGTTCCACGCACCCGCAGCCGTTGTCATAGGGATTCACGGCGAGGGGGTACAGCTCTGTTGTATCCGGCCCCCAGGGTCCGGTCCACGCGAGCCGCCTCGTGCGGGTCGGCCAGTCGGGCAACTCGGTCCAGTGCCCGGAATAGTGCGGCTGCTGCCAACTGGTGATCCTGGCGCCGGGCTGCGGGACGTCGGACAGCTTCATCAGATATTGGTCGAACCAGCTGAGCATGGCGTGCGCGACGACCGGCCAGTCCGGGTCGCCGGGCAGGAAGTTGAGGTGCGCGCCGGGGAGCATCAACAGATGGCTGTGCGCCTTCGCGGCCAGGTAATTGCGCACCATGCCGTCGGGGAACAGGTCGGCCCAGCCGCCGATGCCGAGGATCGGGACCGTGCTGCTGCCGATCGCCTTGCCGTCGATACTCCACGGCTTCCAGTAGGCGTCCTCGGTGGGATGTGCGCGCCACTGCTCGCCCATTCCGAGGTAGTCCGGAAGGCTCATGGCGGCAGCGCCGGGTTGGTCGGCCTGAGCGGTGACGCCGGTGGCCACCGGCCACCAACGCAGCGCAGTTCCCGCGGCGCCACCCGGATAGACGATCTCCCGATAGGCGTTGGAAAAGGCCACGATTGGCACCGCGGCGGCGAGGTGCGGCGGGTGCATGGACACCGCCTTGTAGGTCGAGATCCCGCCGTAGGAAATGCCGACCTCGCCGATCTTCCCAGTACTCCACGGCTGAGCCGCGGCCCATTCGATGAGGTCGTAGTTGTCTTGCGATTCCTGCTTCTGGAATGGGCGCCAGGCGCCGGGCGTACCACCGGACCCGCGCGGCGAGCAGGTCAGCGTGACGTAGCCGCGTTCGGCCAGCGGTTCGGGCAGGCCGGTCGTGGCGTACTGCAGCAGCCGATAGGCGAAGAAATCGGTGACCACGACGGGCTGCTTGCCGGCCAGTGGACGTCCATCACTTCCGGCCGGACCGAGCTTGGAACAGCGCATCAGCACGCCGTCGCGCATCGGCACCCGGATCTCCTCGGAGACCGTCT is from Sporichthyaceae bacterium and encodes:
- a CDS encoding CocE/NonD family hydrolase codes for the protein MTAPRRLGSAIVALTLLTAAVVASPGAAGAQGKGASLLEQGQVPAWLKYNRPAQYKTVSEEIRVPMRDGVLMRCSKLGPAGSDGRPLAGKQPVVVTDFFAYRLLQYATTGLPEPLAERGYVTLTCSPRGSGGTPGAWRPFQKQESQDNYDLIEWAAAQPWSTGKIGEVGISYGGISTYKAVSMHPPHLAAAVPIVAFSNAYREIVYPGGAAGTALRWWPVATGVTAQADQPGAAAMSLPDYLGMGEQWRAHPTEDAYWKPWSIDGKAIGSSTVPILGIGGWADLFPDGMVRNYLAAKAHSHLLMLPGAHLNFLPGDPDWPVVAHAMLSWFDQYLMKLSDVPQPGARITSWQQPHYSGHWTELPDWPTRTRRLAWTGPWGPDTTELYPLAVNPYDNGCGCVEHGAYNSADLPQNDQRLQDTERVRWDIGPVDHDTVLVGTPVMHLTAALPAPDGNIVVRLEDLAPGGASYVITTGWLRASHRLSQEHPTALEPNRPYDFTIPMWPTDWNIKTGHFLRLTVSSGDLQMIEPIGQSNSMIMVYAGKFGSTIDLPFEG